The sequence below is a genomic window from Flavobacterium keumense.
AAAACCGTCTTTTTTTAAATTGTTAATGATGGTGTTCCGAATTTGGGCAGCATAATACCAACTATCTTTTTCAATCAGAGAACTTACTTTGATGTCAGAGGCATCAGCATACAGCTGGCCATAGATTTGTTTGTTCGTTAGGTATTTCCCATAATCAAATTGGTTGGGGTTTTTAGGACTGCTGTTGGGATACAAACTGCCTTGGATTTGGAGCCGATTGCCAATAACAAAAACATGATGCAAACTGTCTTTTTTGATATTGAGCAGTAATTTTCCAGAACATTGGGTTTTGTCTATTTGGCTTACCAAAGCCACATACCGCTGACTAGAATTACTACTTTTTAATTTTTCGTTGAGTACTAACGTAAAGGCGTGTTGTTGCTCAAAAACGTTTTGAATTTGGGTGAAATGATTTTTTTGATAGGAATCAGTATGAATGGTTTGGGTACTTACACCAATGGCAAAAGCAAGTCCGTAAACAGTCAGGCCAAAATAACGAAGAAGATTTGGTTTTTTGGTACACCAAAAATAAACACCACCCAATAATAGGGTAGCCACAAAGAGAGAGGCGAACACAAGATTGGGACTAGGTTGTTTATAATAGGCAAATACAATACCTACAATAAAAACCAATGTAACTCTTGCTAGGGGGAATTGCAAAACTTTCATGTTACTAAAATACAAAAAATTAAAAGCGAACTATATAAAATTTAAAAGCTTCCAGTCTTTTAAATTTGGAAGTTTTTTAGTATATATTTTAAAACTACTTTAAATTAGTTACAATTAACTGTGCTGTTTTTTGACTCGCGCCAATACCACCTAGTTTTTCTTCTAATTGGTCGTAATGGGCTAATAGTTGGGTGCGTTGGTCGCCTTCTAGAATTTTAGCTAATTCCTCTTTGATGCGTTTCGTGGTACAGTCGTCTTGAATTAATTCGGTTACCACTTCTTTATCCATGATGAGGTTGACTAACGAAATATATTTCAAAGTAATGATACGTTTTGCAATTTGGTACGAAGCCCAGCTTCCTTTGTAACATACCACTTCAGGAACTTTAAAAAGAGCCGTTTCTAATGTAGCCGTTCCAGAAGTTACTAGAGCAGCTGTGGCTATTTGCAGTAACGAGTAGGTTTTATTCGAGATGAATTTGATGTTGGAGTTGGTAATGAACTTTTCGTAAAAAGAAAATTCTTGACTTGGCGCACCCGCAATCACAAATTGGTAGTCTGGAAAATCATTGACTACACTTAACATCACGGAGAGCATTTTGGTTATTTCTTGTTTTCGACTCCCCGGCAAAATAGCAATAATGGGTTGGTCGCTCAAGTTGTTTTCTTTTCTAAAAATAGGGGAATCAATTGATGGTTGGTTGTGGATGGCATCAATCAAAGGATGTCCCACAAAGTGAACCGGGTAATGGTGTTTGTTTTCGTAAAACTCTTTTTCAAAAGGCAAAATCACATACATCTCATCCACATCACGCTTGATATCGGTGATCCTATTTTCTTTCCAAGCCCAGATTTGAGGCGAAATGTAATAGTGGGTTTTGATATTTATGGTTTTTGCCCATTTGGCAATACGCAAGTTAAATCCGGGATAATCAATAAAAACGATTACATCAGGTTGGAACTCCAAAATATCTTTTTTAGCAATGGTAATATTGTTTAAAATGGTTTTTAAATTGAAAAGCACTTCAATAAATCCCATGAAAGCGAGTTCTTTGTAATGTTTTACCAAAGTTCCGCCAACAGCTTGCATCAAATCGCCTCCCCAAAAGCGAATCTCGGCTTTCGGGTCCTCGTGGTATAAGGCTTTCATTAAATTGGATCCGTGTAAATCGCCCGAAGCTTCTCCTGCTATAATGTAATATTTCATCTTTTTTATTGCGTATTTTTCTGAAAGTTATACAAATAAAGTGATAATGGTTAAGACGATAACGGCCAAAATTACACCGCGTGCCATGAACTCTTTGTATGATTTTAACAAGGCCCAAAAAACGATTAAATCCAAGACGGTCCCAAGAGTGATTATCTTGCCTAATTTACCATCTGCGTGTAATAATTCGATTCCAGTAACGAAAGTATACTCAGTGAATAAGCTAATGAATAGAAAACATCCTAAAAAAGAAGTGATTAGTCCAATTACAAATCCAAGAAGTAAGTCGGTTTTATTTTTCAAAAGGATATAAATTAGTTTTATTAAATGAATTTCATCAAAAATACTGAACAAAGAAAAACAAAAAATACCAACTTCAACTATTTAATCTTTGGTAAAAAGAACAATTTTATATCTTTAACAAAAAATTATGTTGTCCTTATAATTGTTGGTATTATTTTTACAGTAATTTAGACAAAAAACTTGATGAATACTATAATTACCTTTATGAAAAGAAACTATAAAATACTCTTAGGTGTTACTTTTTTGTCATTGACTTTGTTTGCTTTTAGGCTAAATACTGTCAATACTTCTGATCCAGAAAAAGATAAACTTTTGATAGAACTATTAACTTTTGTTCTAGAAAAAGGGCATTATAGTCCTGCAACAATGGATGATGAATTTTCTAAAGGAGTTTACAAAGATTATATTGAGGCTTTAGATCCATCAAAACGCTTTTTCTTGCAGTCGGATATCGATGAGTTTTCAAAATACGAATTGGAATTGGATAATCAAATTCAGAATAAAGATTTGACATTTTTTGATTTGACTTATACTCGTTTAATGCAACGTATGGAGGAGAGTAAAGCTATTTATAAATCAGTATTGAGTAAACCATTTGATTATAAAGTAGACGAATCGTTCAATACGAATTATGAGAAAATGCCTTATGCAAAAAATGCAGCGGAGTTAAATGAAAGATGGCGCAAGCAAATTAAATTGTCGGCCTTATCTTCTTTAGTGGATCGTTTAGAGATTCAAGAAAATAATGGTAAGGTAGATAAAGACTTAAAAGACGCCGCTGCTCCAGTTAACTCAGAAACTGTTTTCCAAGACAACGTAGCCGAAACTAAAAAAGAGACCACTGCTGCTGACGCAGGGAAGGTGAAATCTTTTGAAGAATTAGAAAAAGAGACTAGAGAGAGTTCGTTGAAATCATTAGATGAATATTTTGGGTTTATTAAGGACTTGGATAGAAACGATTATTTTTCGGTCTATTTAAATACGATTACAGGCCGTTTTGACCCACATACGAATTACTTGGCGCCAGAAGAAAAAGAACGTTTTGATGTTAGTATTAGTGGGAAGTTAGAAGGTATTGGTGCGCGTTTACAAAAGAAAAATGATTATACTGAAATTTCTGAATTGATTTCGGGAGGGCCAGCTTGGAGAGGAAAACAATTAGAGGCAGGTGATGTAGTAATTAAAGTAGGACAAGGAAACCAACAACCAGTGGATGTAGTTGGAATGCGTCTAGATGATGTTGTAAAGAAAATCAAAGGGCCAAAAGGTACTGAAGTACGTCTTACCGTAAAAAAAGTGGATGGAACTATTAAAGTAATTTCAATCATTAGAGATATTGTTGAAATTGAAGAAACGTATGCTAAATCAAGTGTTGTCGAAAAAAATGGCTTGAAATACGGGGTAATTTATTTACCAAAATTTTACATTGATTTTGAGAATAAAGATGGTAGAGATGCAGGTAAAGATATTGCTTTAGAAGTATCTCGTTTGAAAAAAGAGGGTGTCAATGGTATTGTATTAGACGTTCGTGATGATGGAGGAGGTTCTTTATCGACCGTTGTAGATATTGCTGGTTTATTTATTGAAGAGGGGCCAATTGTCCAAATCAAATCGGCAGGGAGAAGGAAAGAAGTGTTGTACGACCGTGATAAGAAAATCGAGTGGGATGGACCTTTAGTAATTATGGTGAACAGTTTCTCCGCTTCGGCTTCTGAAATTTTGGCAGCAGCCATTCAAGACTACAAGCGCGGAATTATCCTTGGGAGTAAGCAAACTTACGGAAAAGGAACGGTGCAAAATGTAATTGATTTGAATCAATTTGTGCGTAGCAGTTCCGTTGGCGATTTAGGAGCATTGAAAACAACTACTCAAAAATTCTACAGAATTAACGGAGGATCAACACAATTAGAGGGAGTGAGTAGTGATGTGGTAATGCCGGATCGTTATGCTTATTTAAAAATGGGGGAACGTGATGTCCATAATGCAATGCCTTGGGATAAAATAGATCCAGCTCAATATGGAGTTTGGACCAACAATAATAACTTTAGCCAAGCCATTGCTAACAGTAAAAAAAGAATCGCTCAAAATCCACAATTTCAATTGGTAGAAGATAATGCCAAATGGATTGATAGTCGTAGTCAAGATTATGTATACAGCTTGAATATCGACAAGTTTAGGATGGCACAAAAGCAAATTGAAGAGAAAGCAAAAAAATACAAACCGCTTCAGAATTATAAAAATAATTTAAAGTTTAGTTCTTTGCCTTACGAGTATGAAGCAATGAATAAAGACAGTGTTTTGAAAGAGAAAAGAGATCGTTGGCATGAATCGTTATCAAAAGATATTTATGTAGAGGAAGCCTTGAATGTATTAGATGATTTACAATCAAAAGCTGTGACAAAGAAGCCGATGGTTGCAAAGTTAAAAAGCAATAAACTGGTTAAATCATAATCAATAAATTAAATAGATTTAAAAAGCAAAGCCCTCAATTGAGGGCTTTGCTTTTTTATAGTACGGATGTAAAATTACCATTCATTTACTTTGTTGGCATCCATTTTTAAGAAAATAAAAAGCAGAATAGTAAAACCCCATAATCCAGATCCTCCATAAGAAAAGAAAGGAAGAGGCACTCCAATTGTTGGAAAAATTCCCACAACCATGGCGATATTTACAAAAAAATGGATGAATAATATTGCTGCTACACAATAACCATATACACGGCTGAATTTTGTTTTTTGTCTTTCGGCTAGATAGATGATTCGAAGAAATAACGTCACAAAAAGAGCGATTACCACTAAAGAGCCTATGAATCCCCATTCTTCTCCAACAGTAGTAAATATATAATCGGTATGTTGTTCAGGTACAAATCCTCCTTTAGTTTGTGTCCCTTCTAAAAAACCTTTTCCAAAAAAACCACCCGATCCAATTGCAATTTCAGATTGATTAGTATTGTATCCAATACCTTTCATATCTACTGTTTTTCCTAATAATATATTAAAACGGTCTCTATGGTGCTGTTTAAATACATGTGTAAATACATAATTCACAGATAGTACAAAACCAGATATAAGAGTAAAAAGAATAGCACTCATTACAATATTTCTGTCGGCTAATCTTGATTTATAATATACAATAACAATAACTAGTAATGCAAGTAGAATTACATATTGAGGTTGTAAAATTAGGGTTAGAACAAATAAAAGTATTGCAGAAAATCCAGTCCAAATGTACCAAGAAGGAAGCCCTTCACGGTATAAAACTAAGAAGAATGCACTGTATATTAATGCGCTTCCTGGGTCTGGTTGAGGTAATATTAACAATACAGGTAAGAATACGATGGCTAATGCTTGGATTTGTCTGTTGGTGTATTTGAGATTGATTTGGGTGTCACTCAGGTATTTGGCTAAAGCCAAAGCGGTGGCAGCCTTAGCAAATTCAGAAGGTTGTAATGTAAAACTTCCAAATCCGTACCAACAACGTTGACCAGCAATAGTTTTTCCCACAGCAAATAGCCCTATCAAAGACAATAGAGAGATTCCAAAAATGATTGAGGCATATTTTTCATAGAATTTACCTTCAACAAAAAGAACAATAAAAATCAAAGGAATGGTTAATGCAATAAAAATAAATTGCTTTTCCGAAGTGCCTTCCATCGAAGATAGGGACGAAGAATAAATGTTTAGCCAGCCCAACGATACTAATACACAATAAATAATAACACATATCCAGTCGAGATTATTTGTAATGCTTTGATTTTTCATAGTTTAATGAATCACTTTTTGTTGGATCTAATAGTGTCTTTGTTTACTTTTGAGACCAATGTTTTCTTTCCTGCAATAGAATCTTGTCTTTTCATCTCTAATTTTACTGCTTCAGAAAGCCCACCTAATTTGGCATATTGACCTTGTAGACTTTTATTTAAAATACGTGTTTCTAAATCAGTTCTAGTAATTTTTTTTCTGAGGTATTTTTCTATCATTAATGTTGCAATTGGGCCAGCTATGGTAGCTCCAAATCCACCATTTTCTACCATTACAGCAATTGCTATTTTTGGATTGTTTTTAGGTGCAAAAGCAACAAATATCGAGTGGTCTTCAAGCTGAGTTCTTTTACCATTTATTTTGGCAAAATTTTCAGCTGTTCCTGTTTTTCCACAAATATCGATACCTTCTGCTTTTAAAAAATAAGCTGTTCCAAAATTATATACATCGAATAAACCATCTATAATTGGTTTGAAATGTTTTTTATTTATAGTAGTGACGTGCTTGGTAGTAAATTTAGGATCAATGCGTTGTCCTTTTATTTTTTTAATAATATGAGGGGTGTAATAATACCCTTGATTAGCTATGGTTGCCATCATATTAGCCAATTGAATAGGTGTCATAAGGACTTCTCCTTGTCCGATTGCATTAGATACAATTGCAGTGCTTCTCCAGCCTCCATTAGGATAAATTCGTTTGTATGTTTTTGAAGTTGGAATGTTTCCACGTCTTCCCGTTGGTAAATCGTATCCCATAAATTGGCCTAGGCCAAAACTTTTAACATGTTTGCTCCAAACATCAACAGCATAAGAAGGTTGCACATATTTGTTGATTGTCTTCATATAAGCTGTGCCAAAGAAGGCATTACACGATTCGTAAATTCCGCGATGTAATTGTAGCATTCCTCCATGACAGTGGCATCTCATAAAACGACCTCTAGCATAGCTAAAACCATGATGACAAGCTACAGAAGTTTGCTCATTAATAACCCCTTCTTGCAAGGCAACAAGACCAGTCATAAGTTTGAAGGGAGATCCTGGAGGATACTCGGCCAAAAGTCCTCTATCGTAAAGTGGTTTAGCAATAGAATCTTTGTACAACATGGTGTAATTTTTAGATCGTTGTCTTCCAACGAGTATAGCAGGATCGTATGAAGGGGCAGTTACTAATGATAATATTTCACCAGTTTTAGGTTCGATAGCAACAATACCACCTCGTTTATTAATCATTAATTCTTCGCCATATTTTTGTAATTCAGCATCAATAGTTAGGTTAATATCTTTTCCTTGAACGGCTACAGTATCGTATTTACCTTCTTTGAAAGAACCTATTTCCCTGTTGTATTTATCTTTTTGAATGTATTTTACTCCTTTAATTCCTCGTAAAATTTCTTCATAGCTTTCTTCGACACCTTGTCTACCAATCAAGTCACCGCTGTTATAATAAGGATTTTTTGCGATCAGATTCTCGTTAACTTGTGTAATAAAACCAAATACATTGGCTCCAAAATTAACTTCATAATCTCGTAATGACCTCTTTTGAAAATAAAATCCTTGAAATTTTCTAATTTTCTCCTGAAAAGCAGCAAATTCAATTTTATTTAATTGCGATAAGAAAACAGAAGGTAGTCTTGGGCTATATACTTTTGCTTTTTCAATTTTTTTAAGAAATTCTTCTTTATTAATATTTAGTAATTGGCAAAATTCTAAAGTATCTAAATTTTTAACTTCCCTAGGAATAACCATGATATCATAAGAGGCTTGATTAGAAACTAATAATTTTCCGTTTCTATCATAAATATAACCTCTTTCGGGGTAATCATATTTGATTTTAATCGCGTTATTGTCTGATTTCAATTTGAATGAATCATCAATAACTTGTAGGTAAAATATTCGTAATACCAGCAATGATGCTGCAACAATAATCAGGGTAGGCAGCAAGACTTTTCTCATCGTTTATTGGGCTTAATTAAATATATGATGACAATACAAATAATAATTGTGAGAATACTGCTAAGTAG
It includes:
- the lpxB gene encoding lipid-A-disaccharide synthase encodes the protein MKYYIIAGEASGDLHGSNLMKALYHEDPKAEIRFWGGDLMQAVGGTLVKHYKELAFMGFIEVLFNLKTILNNITIAKKDILEFQPDVIVFIDYPGFNLRIAKWAKTINIKTHYYISPQIWAWKENRITDIKRDVDEMYVILPFEKEFYENKHHYPVHFVGHPLIDAIHNQPSIDSPIFRKENNLSDQPIIAILPGSRKQEITKMLSVMLSVVNDFPDYQFVIAGAPSQEFSFYEKFITNSNIKFISNKTYSLLQIATAALVTSGTATLETALFKVPEVVCYKGSWASYQIAKRIITLKYISLVNLIMDKEVVTELIQDDCTTKRIKEELAKILEGDQRTQLLAHYDQLEEKLGGIGASQKTAQLIVTNLK
- a CDS encoding carboxy terminal-processing peptidase — encoded protein: MNTIITFMKRNYKILLGVTFLSLTLFAFRLNTVNTSDPEKDKLLIELLTFVLEKGHYSPATMDDEFSKGVYKDYIEALDPSKRFFLQSDIDEFSKYELELDNQIQNKDLTFFDLTYTRLMQRMEESKAIYKSVLSKPFDYKVDESFNTNYEKMPYAKNAAELNERWRKQIKLSALSSLVDRLEIQENNGKVDKDLKDAAAPVNSETVFQDNVAETKKETTAADAGKVKSFEELEKETRESSLKSLDEYFGFIKDLDRNDYFSVYLNTITGRFDPHTNYLAPEEKERFDVSISGKLEGIGARLQKKNDYTEISELISGGPAWRGKQLEAGDVVIKVGQGNQQPVDVVGMRLDDVVKKIKGPKGTEVRLTVKKVDGTIKVISIIRDIVEIEETYAKSSVVEKNGLKYGVIYLPKFYIDFENKDGRDAGKDIALEVSRLKKEGVNGIVLDVRDDGGGSLSTVVDIAGLFIEEGPIVQIKSAGRRKEVLYDRDKKIEWDGPLVIMVNSFSASASEILAAAIQDYKRGIILGSKQTYGKGTVQNVIDLNQFVRSSSVGDLGALKTTTQKFYRINGGSTQLEGVSSDVVMPDRYAYLKMGERDVHNAMPWDKIDPAQYGVWTNNNNFSQAIANSKKRIAQNPQFQLVEDNAKWIDSRSQDYVYSLNIDKFRMAQKQIEEKAKKYKPLQNYKNNLKFSSLPYEYEAMNKDSVLKEKRDRWHESLSKDIYVEEALNVLDDLQSKAVTKKPMVAKLKSNKLVKS
- the rodA gene encoding rod shape-determining protein RodA, producing MKNQSITNNLDWICVIIYCVLVSLGWLNIYSSSLSSMEGTSEKQFIFIALTIPLIFIVLFVEGKFYEKYASIIFGISLLSLIGLFAVGKTIAGQRCWYGFGSFTLQPSEFAKAATALALAKYLSDTQINLKYTNRQIQALAIVFLPVLLILPQPDPGSALIYSAFFLVLYREGLPSWYIWTGFSAILLFVLTLILQPQYVILLALLVIVIVYYKSRLADRNIVMSAILFTLISGFVLSVNYVFTHVFKQHHRDRFNILLGKTVDMKGIGYNTNQSEIAIGSGGFFGKGFLEGTQTKGGFVPEQHTDYIFTTVGEEWGFIGSLVVIALFVTLFLRIIYLAERQKTKFSRVYGYCVAAILFIHFFVNIAMVVGIFPTIGVPLPFFSYGGSGLWGFTILLFIFLKMDANKVNEW
- the mrdA gene encoding penicillin-binding protein 2; this encodes MRKVLLPTLIIVAASLLVLRIFYLQVIDDSFKLKSDNNAIKIKYDYPERGYIYDRNGKLLVSNQASYDIMVIPREVKNLDTLEFCQLLNINKEEFLKKIEKAKVYSPRLPSVFLSQLNKIEFAAFQEKIRKFQGFYFQKRSLRDYEVNFGANVFGFITQVNENLIAKNPYYNSGDLIGRQGVEESYEEILRGIKGVKYIQKDKYNREIGSFKEGKYDTVAVQGKDINLTIDAELQKYGEELMINKRGGIVAIEPKTGEILSLVTAPSYDPAILVGRQRSKNYTMLYKDSIAKPLYDRGLLAEYPPGSPFKLMTGLVALQEGVINEQTSVACHHGFSYARGRFMRCHCHGGMLQLHRGIYESCNAFFGTAYMKTINKYVQPSYAVDVWSKHVKSFGLGQFMGYDLPTGRRGNIPTSKTYKRIYPNGGWRSTAIVSNAIGQGEVLMTPIQLANMMATIANQGYYYTPHIIKKIKGQRIDPKFTTKHVTTINKKHFKPIIDGLFDVYNFGTAYFLKAEGIDICGKTGTAENFAKINGKRTQLEDHSIFVAFAPKNNPKIAIAVMVENGGFGATIAGPIATLMIEKYLRKKITRTDLETRILNKSLQGQYAKLGGLSEAVKLEMKRQDSIAGKKTLVSKVNKDTIRSNKK